Proteins encoded within one genomic window of Microtus ochrogaster isolate Prairie Vole_2 linkage group LG4, MicOch1.0, whole genome shotgun sequence:
- the Rpl37a gene encoding 60S ribosomal protein L37a: MAKRTKKVGIVGKYGTRYGASLRKMVKKIEISQHAKYTCSFCGKTKMKRRAVGIWHCGSCMKTVAGGAWTYNTTSAVTVKSAIRRLKELKDQ, translated from the exons ATG GCTAAACGCACCAAGAAGGTCGGGATCGTCGGGAAATACGGGACCCGCTATGGTGCCTCCCTCCGGAAAATggtgaagaaaattgaaatcagcCAGCACGCCAAGTACACGTGCTCCTTCTGTGGCAAA aCCAAGATGAAGAGACGAGCCGTTGGCATCTGGCACTGTGGCTCCTGCATGAAGACAGTGGCTGGCGGGGCCTGGACCTACAA CACGACTTCCGCCGTCACAGTGAAGTCTGCCATCAGAAGACTGAAGGAACTGAAAGACCAGTAA